In Prochlorococcus marinus XMU1406, the genomic stretch CGAACTGTTGACAACTAAATCAAAAATTAACCTAGTAAAATGTGATTTATCTAATCCTCTAGAAATAGAGCATTGTGTTGAAGAGGCAATTGAGAAGTATGGGTGCCCTTCAGTATTGATAAATAATGCCGGATGTGCATTTAATGGCCCTTTAGTTGAAATGGAATTATGTCAATGGGAACAAACTATTCAAATAAACCTCACAAGTGTTTTTCAAATTTGTAGTTCAATAATTCCTCAAATGAGAAAAAATGGTGGTTTAGTTATTAATGTTAGTAGTCATGCCTCTTATAAGGCATTCCCCAAATGGGGAGCTTATTGTGTTTCAAAATCTGCACTAGCTATGTTTACTAAATGCTTGAGGGAGGAGGAGAGATCTAATTCAATAAGAGCGTGCACAATAACTCTTGGTTCAGTAAATACTCCTCTTTGGGACTCCGAATCAATCAATTCTGATTTTGATAGAACTTCTATGCTCTCCTCAAGCGAGGTATCAGAAACTATTCTCTACATGGCTCAAAAACCTGAATCACAATTGATCGAAGACTTAACTTTGATGCCTTCTGGCGGAGCCTTTTAAACATTCTGTTTATCTGCTTAATCTTAAAAAAATGATTTTTTTTTACTGCTATTTGAACCCGATTGAACAAGGGAATGTGATATAGTATATGAGTAATTAAGCTTTTGGAAGATACAGTAAATTAAGTTGCATACAATTTTCTGTTTAGAATTTTATGACCTCTACATTACCCAACGATAATATTAGAAACTTTGACGAACAGATTACTAATAAACTAATTTCTGAAATTATAAGAGACAGAATTAAGAATTCTGGTACAAGATTTAGTGCTAACGATAATATTTCTGACTTTATAAATCCTGGTGAATTAGAAATTTTAGAAAAAGAAGTTGCCTCAAGAGTTAAAGACTTACTAAAGTCCTTAATAATTGATGTTGAAAATGATCATAATACTCAAGAAACTGCTGAAAGAGTTTCAAAAATGTATCTAAATGAAGTTTTTAAAGGCAGATATCATGAACAACCTAAAGTTACAAGTTTCCCTAATGACAAGAATCTTGATGAAATTTATACTGTTGGTCCAATTTCAGTCAGATCTGCATGTTCACATCACTTAGTACCAATTCTAGGAGAGTGTTGGATAGGTATTAAACCTGGAAATAAAGTCATAGGACTTTCAAAATTTGCGAGAGTTGCTGATTGGGTTTTTTCAAGACCTCATATTCAGGAAGAAGCTGTAATGATCCTTGCAGATGAAATTGAAAAATTGTGTGAACCTAAAGGTTTAGGCATTATTGTGAAAGCCCAACATTATTGTATGAAGTGGAGGGGAGTAAAAGAACCAAATACAAGTATGATTAATTCTGTGGTTAGAGGGGATTTTAGACACGATTTGAGTTTAAAACAAGAATTTTTTGAGCTTGTAAAACAACAGTCCGCTACTAATAATTACTAATTTCTTTTTAAAAACTTAAAAAGATCTTCTGTTTTTTTAATATCTTTTAAACCTGGAGATATTTCAATACTACTTGAAATATCTAATCCATCTGGTTTGAAGTCAGTGAGGATTTCATCAATCCAATCAATTGATATTCCACCTGCCAACCACCATGGCTTGCTAAATTGCAAATTCTTTAAATAAATAGAATTTATTTTTTTCCCTGAACCTCCATAAGTTTCTTTATTCCAAGAATCAAGAAGTATCGCATCTACAAAATCCTCAAAAGGTTTTATTTTATCTATGTCCTTTTCCGTTTTTATTCTGAAAGCTTTCCATAGGCCAATATTGGGAATTTTTTCCCTTATTTTTTTGCAATAATCAATATCTTCATCTCCATGTAATTGTATTATAGTTTCACTTGGATTTCCTAAGAAATTTTTAATAATTAAGTCTATTGGACAATTTTGTACAACTGATACCCTCTCGATTTTTGGATACAACCTTTCTAAGGTTGTAAAAATATTTTTCTTAATTTCAGCTGATATATATCTTGGTGACTCTTCCACGGAAATAATGCCGATAGCATGAGCTCCTAATTTTGCTACTTGAAGAGCTTGT encodes the following:
- the folE gene encoding GTP cyclohydrolase I yields the protein MTSTLPNDNIRNFDEQITNKLISEIIRDRIKNSGTRFSANDNISDFINPGELEILEKEVASRVKDLLKSLIIDVENDHNTQETAERVSKMYLNEVFKGRYHEQPKVTSFPNDKNLDEIYTVGPISVRSACSHHLVPILGECWIGIKPGNKVIGLSKFARVADWVFSRPHIQEEAVMILADEIEKLCEPKGLGIIVKAQHYCMKWRGVKEPNTSMINSVVRGDFRHDLSLKQEFFELVKQQSATNNY
- a CDS encoding phosphoribosylanthranilate isomerase, whose amino-acid sequence is MPKSNTLIKICGLTSEEQALQVAKLGAHAIGIISVEESPRYISAEIKKNIFTTLERLYPKIERVSVVQNCPIDLIIKNFLGNPSETIIQLHGDEDIDYCKKIREKIPNIGLWKAFRIKTEKDIDKIKPFEDFVDAILLDSWNKETYGGSGKKINSIYLKNLQFSKPWWLAGGISIDWIDEILTDFKPDGLDISSSIEISPGLKDIKKTEDLFKFLKRN
- a CDS encoding SDR family oxidoreductase encodes the protein MKSPKKLNNLKLAFITGATKGIGRSTTITFANAGWDLILLSRDMDLMEKLKSELLTTKSKINLVKCDLSNPLEIEHCVEEAIEKYGCPSVLINNAGCAFNGPLVEMELCQWEQTIQINLTSVFQICSSIIPQMRKNGGLVINVSSHASYKAFPKWGAYCVSKSALAMFTKCLREEERSNSIRACTITLGSVNTPLWDSESINSDFDRTSMLSSSEVSETILYMAQKPESQLIEDLTLMPSGGAF